One window of Enterobacter sp. RHBSTW-00175 genomic DNA carries:
- a CDS encoding PIN domain-containing protein, producing the protein MELITRLVYIDTSAYERKHFQFGLYILEKLENFASHDKVRILVTDITRREIELHIRKNAEEALKELNKFQKTYAPILRTTPAHVPTEIFVKPGNAANLLI; encoded by the coding sequence ATGGAACTCATTACCCGCCTTGTTTATATCGATACATCTGCCTATGAACGAAAGCATTTTCAGTTTGGCTTATACATTCTTGAAAAACTGGAGAATTTTGCATCACATGATAAAGTGCGTATCCTTGTTACTGACATCACACGCAGAGAAATTGAATTACATATTCGTAAAAACGCTGAGGAAGCCTTAAAAGAACTTAATAAATTTCAGAAAACGTATGCCCCGATACTGAGAACTACTCCGGCGCATGTACCAACAGAGATATTCGTAAAACCAGGTAATGCTGCCAACTTACTGATTTAG
- the lacZ gene encoding beta-galactosidase has product MTMITDSLAVVLQRRDWENPGVTQLNRLAAHPPFASWRNSEEARTNLPSQQLRSLNGEWQFVWFPAPEAVPESWLECDLPVADTVVVPSNWQMHGYDAPIYTNVTYPITVNPPFVPTENPTGCYSLTFNVDESWLQEGQTRIIFDGVNSAFHLWCNGRWVGYGQDSRLPSEFDLSTFLRAGENRLAVMVLRWSDGSYLEDQDMWRMSGIFRDVSLLHKPSTQISDFHVATHFNDDFSRAVLEADVQMYGELRDELRVTVSLWQGETQVASGTAPFGGEIIDERGGYADHVTLRLNVENPKLWSAEIPNLYRAVVELHTADGTLIEAEACDVGFREVRIENGLLLLNGKPLLIRGVNRHEHHPLHGQVMDEQTMVQDILLMKQNNFNAVRCSHYPNHPLWYTLCDHYGLYVVDEANIETHGMVPMNRLTDDPRWLPAMSERVTRMVQRDRNHPSVIIWSLGNESGHGANHDALYRWIKSVDPSRPVQYEGGGADTFATDIICPMYARVDEDQPFPAVPKWSIKKWLSLPGETRPLILCEYAHAMGNSLGGFAKYWQAFRQYPRLQGGFVWDWVDQSLIKYDENGNPWSAYGGDFGDTPNDRQFCMNGLVFADRTPHPALTEAKHQQQFFQFSLSGRTIEVTSEYLFRHSDNELLHWMVALDGKPLASGEVPLDVAPQGKQLIELPGLPQPKSAGQLWLTVHVVQPNATTWSAAGHISAWQQWRLAENLSVTLPSAPHAIPQLTTSETDFCIELDNKRWQFNRQSGFLSQMWIGDKKQLLTPLRDQFTRAPLDNDIGVSEATRIDPNAWVERWKAAGHYQAEAALLQCTADTLADAVLITTVHAWQHQGKTLFISRKTYRIDGSGQMVITVDVEVASNTPHPARIGLTCQLAQVAERVNWLGLGPQENYPDRLTAACFDRWDLPLSDMYTPYVFPSENGLRCGTRELSYGPHQWRGDFQFNISRYSQQQLMETSHRHLLHAEEGTWLNIDGFHMGIGGDDSWSPSVSAEFQLSAGSYHYQLLWCQK; this is encoded by the coding sequence ATGACTATGATTACGGATTCACTGGCCGTCGTATTACAACGTCGTGACTGGGAAAACCCTGGCGTTACCCAACTTAATCGCCTTGCAGCACATCCCCCTTTCGCCAGCTGGCGTAATAGCGAAGAGGCCCGCACCAATCTCCCTTCCCAACAGTTGCGCAGCCTGAATGGTGAGTGGCAATTTGTCTGGTTTCCGGCACCAGAAGCGGTTCCGGAAAGCTGGCTGGAGTGCGATCTTCCTGTCGCCGATACTGTCGTCGTCCCCTCAAACTGGCAGATGCACGGTTACGACGCGCCCATCTACACCAACGTGACCTATCCCATTACGGTCAATCCGCCATTTGTTCCCACGGAGAATCCGACTGGTTGTTACTCGCTCACATTTAATGTTGATGAAAGCTGGCTACAGGAAGGCCAGACGCGAATTATTTTTGATGGCGTTAACTCGGCGTTTCATCTGTGGTGCAACGGGCGCTGGGTCGGTTACGGCCAGGACAGCCGTTTGCCGTCTGAATTTGACCTGAGCACATTTTTACGCGCCGGAGAAAACCGCCTCGCGGTGATGGTGCTGCGCTGGAGTGACGGCAGTTATCTGGAAGATCAGGATATGTGGCGGATGAGCGGCATTTTCCGTGACGTCTCGTTGCTGCATAAACCGAGCACGCAAATCAGCGATTTCCATGTAGCCACTCACTTTAATGATGATTTCAGCCGCGCTGTACTGGAGGCAGACGTTCAGATGTACGGCGAGCTGCGCGATGAGCTGCGGGTGACGGTTTCTTTGTGGCAGGGTGAAACGCAGGTCGCCAGCGGCACCGCGCCTTTCGGCGGTGAAATTATCGATGAGCGTGGTGGTTATGCCGATCACGTCACCCTACGTCTGAACGTCGAAAACCCGAAACTGTGGAGCGCCGAAATCCCGAATCTCTATCGTGCGGTGGTTGAACTGCACACCGCCGACGGCACGCTGATTGAAGCAGAAGCCTGCGATGTCGGTTTCCGCGAGGTGCGGATTGAAAATGGTCTGCTGCTGCTGAACGGCAAGCCGTTGCTGATTCGCGGCGTTAACCGTCACGAGCATCATCCTCTGCATGGTCAGGTCATGGATGAGCAGACGATGGTGCAGGATATCCTGCTGATGAAGCAGAACAACTTTAACGCCGTGCGCTGTTCGCATTATCCGAACCATCCGCTGTGGTACACGCTGTGCGACCACTACGGCCTGTATGTGGTGGATGAAGCCAACATTGAAACCCACGGCATGGTGCCAATGAATCGTCTGACCGATGATCCGCGCTGGCTACCCGCGATGAGCGAACGCGTAACGCGAATGGTGCAGCGCGATCGTAATCACCCGAGTGTGATCATCTGGTCGCTGGGGAATGAATCAGGCCACGGCGCTAATCACGACGCACTCTATCGCTGGATCAAATCTGTCGATCCTTCCCGCCCGGTACAGTATGAAGGCGGCGGAGCCGACACCTTCGCAACCGATATTATTTGCCCGATGTACGCGCGCGTGGATGAAGACCAGCCCTTCCCGGCTGTGCCGAAATGGTCCATCAAAAAATGGCTTTCGTTGCCTGGAGAGACGCGCCCGCTGATCCTTTGCGAATACGCCCACGCGATGGGTAACAGTCTTGGCGGCTTCGCTAAATACTGGCAGGCGTTTCGTCAGTACCCCCGTTTACAGGGCGGCTTCGTCTGGGACTGGGTGGATCAGTCGCTGATTAAATATGATGAAAATGGCAATCCGTGGTCGGCTTACGGCGGTGATTTTGGCGATACGCCGAATGATCGCCAGTTCTGCATGAACGGTCTGGTCTTTGCCGACCGCACGCCGCATCCGGCGCTGACGGAAGCAAAACACCAGCAGCAGTTTTTCCAGTTCAGTTTATCCGGGCGAACCATCGAAGTGACCAGCGAATACCTGTTCCGTCATAGCGATAACGAGCTCCTGCACTGGATGGTAGCGCTGGATGGCAAGCCGCTGGCAAGCGGTGAAGTGCCTCTGGATGTCGCTCCACAAGGTAAACAGTTGATTGAACTGCCTGGACTACCGCAGCCGAAGAGCGCCGGACAACTCTGGCTAACGGTTCACGTAGTGCAACCGAACGCGACCACATGGTCAGCAGCCGGACACATCAGCGCCTGGCAGCAGTGGCGTCTGGCGGAAAACCTCAGCGTGACACTCCCCTCCGCGCCCCACGCCATCCCGCAACTGACCACCAGCGAAACGGATTTTTGCATCGAGCTGGATAATAAGCGTTGGCAATTTAACCGCCAGTCAGGCTTTCTTTCACAGATGTGGATTGGCGATAAAAAACAACTGCTGACGCCGCTGCGCGATCAGTTCACCCGCGCACCGCTGGATAACGACATTGGCGTAAGTGAAGCGACCCGCATTGACCCTAACGCCTGGGTCGAACGCTGGAAGGCGGCGGGCCATTACCAGGCCGAAGCAGCGTTGTTGCAGTGCACGGCAGATACGCTTGCCGACGCGGTGCTGATTACCACGGTCCACGCGTGGCAGCATCAGGGGAAAACCTTATTTATCAGCCGGAAAACCTACCGGATTGATGGAAGTGGTCAAATGGTGATTACCGTTGATGTTGAAGTGGCGAGCAATACGCCACATCCGGCGCGGATTGGCCTGACCTGCCAGCTGGCGCAGGTAGCAGAGCGGGTAAACTGGCTCGGATTAGGGCCGCAAGAAAACTATCCCGACCGCCTTACTGCGGCCTGTTTTGACCGCTGGGATCTGCCATTGTCAGACATGTATACCCCGTACGTCTTCCCGAGCGAAAACGGTCTGCGCTGCGGGACGCGCGAATTGAGTTATGGCCCACACCAGTGGCGCGGCGACTTCCAGTTCAACATCAGCCGCTACAGTCAACAGCAACTGATGGAAACCAGCCATCGCCATCTGCTGCACGCGGAAGAAGGCACATGGCTGAATATCGACGGTTTCCATATGGGGATTGGTGGCGACGACTCCTGGAGCCCGTCAGTGTCGGCGGAATTCCAGCTTAGCGCCGGTAGCTACCATTACCAGTTGCTCTGGTGTCAAAAATAA
- a CDS encoding IS1-like element transposase: MASVSISCPSCSATDGVVRNGKSTAGHQRYLCSHCRKTWQLQFTYTASQPGTHQKIIDMAMNGVGCRATARIMGVGLNTILRHLKNSGRSR, encoded by the coding sequence GTGGCTTCTGTTTCTATCAGCTGTCCCTCCTGTTCAGCTACTGACGGGGTGGTGCGTAACGGCAAAAGCACTGCCGGACATCAGCGCTATCTCTGCTCTCACTGCCGTAAAACATGGCAACTGCAGTTCACTTACACCGCTTCTCAACCCGGTACGCACCAGAAAATCATTGATATGGCCATGAATGGTGTTGGATGCCGGGCAACCGCCCGCATTATGGGCGTTGGCCTCAACACGATTTTACGTCACTTAAAAAACTCAGGCCGCAGTCGGTAA
- a CDS encoding DUF3085 domain-containing protein — protein MLFFDNKDLTNVLLTARMQGGQLHLAKDEGVYLMPATGAWQGNDPVPRIAYAAGCHPQKNEDWYDTARLLAGGDDFIESLSISDAVATSVLSGRTDLRLLITDTQIQVLTAATDRVKVAQYRQKADQLLASAVCHFSACVGPDELCRWRENAVRLLTQAAFISCKRAKPEDHQTFLNACGRLQARLSQVTPQGALRITGR, from the coding sequence ATGCTTTTTTTCGACAATAAAGACCTGACTAACGTCCTGCTAACCGCCCGTATGCAGGGAGGCCAGCTTCACCTGGCAAAGGATGAGGGTGTTTATCTTATGCCGGCCACCGGTGCCTGGCAGGGCAACGATCCGGTGCCGCGTATTGCGTATGCCGCAGGGTGTCACCCTCAGAAAAATGAGGACTGGTACGACACGGCACGCCTGCTTGCCGGCGGCGATGATTTCATTGAATCACTGTCGATAAGCGACGCGGTAGCCACCTCTGTACTGTCCGGCAGGACGGACCTGAGGCTCCTGATTACCGACACACAGATACAGGTGCTCACCGCTGCGACTGACCGGGTGAAAGTGGCGCAGTATCGCCAGAAGGCCGATCAGCTTTTGGCGAGTGCAGTCTGTCACTTCAGTGCCTGTGTCGGGCCTGATGAACTCTGCCGCTGGCGTGAAAACGCCGTGCGTCTGCTGACGCAGGCGGCCTTCATCAGCTGTAAGCGGGCGAAGCCTGAAGATCATCAAACTTTTCTGAACGCCTGTGGCAGGCTGCAGGCCAGGTTATCGCAGGTGACCCCGCAGGGGGCGCTGCGAATAACCGGACGTTAA
- the lacY gene encoding lactose permease, giving the protein MYYLKNTNFWMFGLFFFFYFFIMGAYFPFFPIWLHDINHISKSDTGIIFAAISLFSLLFQPLFGLLSDKLGLRKYLLWIITGMLVMFAPFFIFIFGPLLQYNILVGSIVGGIYLGFCFNAGAPAVEAFIEKVSRRSNFEFGRARMFGCVGWALCASIVGIMFTINNQFVFWLGSGCAFILAVLLFFAKTDAPSSATVANAVGANHSAFSLKLALELFRQPKLWFLSLYVIGVSCTYDVFDQQFANFFTSFFATGEQGTRVFGYVTTMGELLNASIMFFAPLIINRIGGKNALLLAGTIMSVRIIGSSFATSALEVVILKTLHMFEVPFLLVGSFKYITSQFEVRFSATIYLVCFCFFKQLAMIFMSILAGNMYESIGFQGAYLVLGLVALGFTLISVFTLSGPGPLSLLRR; this is encoded by the coding sequence ATGTACTATTTAAAAAACACAAACTTTTGGATGTTCGGTTTATTCTTTTTCTTTTACTTTTTTATCATGGGAGCCTACTTCCCGTTTTTCCCGATTTGGCTACATGACATCAACCATATCAGCAAAAGTGATACGGGTATTATTTTTGCCGCTATTTCTCTGTTCTCGCTATTATTCCAACCGCTGTTTGGTCTGCTTTCTGACAAACTCGGGCTGCGCAAATACCTGCTGTGGATTATTACCGGTATGTTAGTGATGTTTGCGCCGTTCTTTATTTTTATCTTCGGGCCACTGTTACAATACAACATTTTAGTAGGATCGATTGTTGGTGGTATTTATCTAGGCTTTTGTTTTAACGCCGGTGCGCCAGCAGTAGAGGCATTTATCGAGAAAGTCAGCCGTCGCAGTAATTTCGAATTTGGTCGCGCGCGGATGTTTGGCTGTGTTGGCTGGGCGCTGTGTGCCTCGATTGTCGGCATCATGTTCACCATCAATAATCAGTTTGTTTTCTGGCTGGGTTCTGGCTGTGCATTCATCCTCGCCGTTTTGCTCTTTTTCGCCAAAACAGATGCGCCCTCTTCTGCCACGGTTGCCAATGCGGTAGGTGCCAACCATTCGGCATTTAGCCTTAAGCTGGCGCTGGAACTGTTCAGACAGCCAAAACTGTGGTTTTTGTCACTGTATGTTATTGGCGTTTCCTGCACCTACGATGTTTTTGACCAACAGTTTGCTAATTTCTTTACTTCGTTCTTTGCTACCGGTGAACAGGGTACGCGGGTATTTGGCTACGTAACGACAATGGGCGAATTACTTAACGCCTCGATTATGTTTTTTGCGCCACTGATCATTAATCGCATCGGTGGGAAAAACGCCCTGCTGCTGGCTGGCACTATTATGTCAGTACGTATTATTGGCTCATCGTTCGCTACCTCAGCACTGGAAGTGGTTATTCTGAAAACGCTGCATATGTTTGAAGTACCGTTCCTGCTGGTGGGCAGCTTTAAATATATTACCAGCCAGTTTGAAGTGCGTTTTTCAGCGACGATTTATCTGGTCTGTTTCTGCTTCTTTAAGCAACTGGCGATGATTTTTATGTCTATTCTGGCGGGCAATATGTATGAAAGCATCGGTTTCCAGGGCGCTTACCTGGTGCTGGGTCTGGTGGCGCTGGGCTTCACCTTAATTTCCGTGTTCACGCTTAGCGGCCCCGGCCCACTTTCCCTGCTGCGTCGCTAG